The following are encoded in a window of Impatiens glandulifera chromosome 5, dImpGla2.1, whole genome shotgun sequence genomic DNA:
- the LOC124938525 gene encoding patatin-like protein 2: protein MLQTAKSNLQPPTYGNLITVLSIDGGGIRGIIPGTILHFLESELQKLDGEHVRLADYFDVIAGTSTGGLVTAMLTAPDENNRPLFAAKDINKFYLEHCPKIFPQVKSIFPGVSKMMKAFSGPKYDGAYLHRVIREKLGTTRLHQTLTNVAIPAFDIKELQPTIFSTYEVKNTPSLNAQLSDICISTSAAPTYLPTYHFQNKDHSGSVREFNLTDGGVAANNPTLVAIGEVTKQIMKGSSDYFAINKLDYGRLLVISLGTGSAKCQRKYNAKDAAKWGALKWISFDGCAPIVDVYSQASADMVDFHLNIIFQTLNSEKNYLRIQDDTLADGAISSVDIATKENLENLVRVGEKLLEKPVSRVNLETGEVNPTSENETNQEALIRFAKMLSQEKRLREIRSPH from the exons ATGTTGCAAACCGCAAAGTCCAACCTTCAACCTCCTACTTATGGAAACCTAATCACGGTTTTGAGTATCGACGGAGGTGGCATAAGAGGAATCATCCCCGGGACAATCCTTCACTTTCTAGAGTCCGAACTTCAG AAACTCGACGGGGAACATGTAAGACTTGCTGACTATTTTGACGTGATAGCTGGGACGAGCACAGGCGGTCTTGTAACAGCTATGTTAACCGCACCTGATGAAAATAATCGACCTTTGTTTGCTGCGAAAGATATTAACAAATTCTACCTTGAGCATTGCCCAAAAATATTTCCACAAGTCAA GTCCATATTTCCTGGTGTTTCAAAGATGATGAAAGCCTTTTCTGGGCCAAAATATGATGGGGCTTATCTTCATAGAGTCATTAGAGAAAAGCTTGGAACCACAAGATTGCATCAAACACTTACTAATGTAGCAATACCAGCCTTTGATATCAAAGAACTCCAACCAACTATTTTCTCTACATACGAg GTGAAGAATACCCCTAGCTTGAATGCTCAACTTTCAGATATATGCATTTCAACATCTGCAGCTCCAACATATCTCCCCACATACCATTTCCAAAACAAGGACCACTCTGGGAGTGTTAGGGAGTTCAACTTGACAGATGGTGGTGTTGCTGCAAATAACCCG ACACTAGTAGCGATTGGGGAGGTGACAAAGCAGATCATGAAGGGATCATCCGACTATTTTGCCATAAACAAATTGGATTATGGGAGGCTTTTGGTTATATCTTTGGGGACAGGTTCAGCCAAGTGTCAAAGAAAATATAATGCAAAAGATGCGGCTAAATGGGGTGCACTCAAATGGATCTCCTTTGATGGATGTGCTCCTATTGTGGATGTCTACTCTCAAGCTAGTGCTGATATGGTTGATTTTCAtctcaatattatttttcaaacccTTAATTCCGAAAAGAATTACCTTAGAATTCag GATGATACATTAGCCGATGGAGCAATAAGCTCGGTTGATATCGCTACCAAAGAAAATCTCGAAAATCTTGTTAGGGTTGGGGAAAAATTGTTAGAGAAACCGGTTTCAAGAGTGAATTTGGAGACGGGCGAAGTTAATCCTACGTCCGAAAATGAGACCAACCAAGAAGCTCTCATTAG ATTTGCCAAGATGTTATCTCAAGAGAAGAGGCTGAGAGAAATTAGATCACCACATTGA
- the LOC124938982 gene encoding uncharacterized protein LOC124938982 — protein sequence MTIVKICVDIDDIIVKVHEFFNGFINVEDTSGLGLFKRLEDILIDLHLKIDDIRGQGYDNDFNMKDNVNRVSKLLQQEDMEIDDAITRLKELIIYFENVRECGFEDLMEEARTLARKVGIDPVFVQKRVSRRPKKFDEGVNDYADVNQSLEDKFRITYFFCIIDQALTSLRDRFEQLERFEEIFGFLFSRKFKSVSEEQLRQDCTKSENFLKHNQQMDIVGDALFKELSNLKTMLSEKVKSSIDILNFTRSLWEAGCFQNIGIVYRILLTIPVTVASAERSFSKLKLIKSYLRRSALPMTTDVNIEFEKDVDVNYDTGLWGNMNDSKRIMLVQRGPIKI from the exons ATGACTATTGTTAAAATATGTGTGGATATTGATGATATTATTGTGAAGGTGCATGAGTTCTTTAATGGGTTTATAAATGTTGAAGACACGTCGGGGCTTGGACTTTTCAAACGACTAGAAGATATTTTGATTGACCTGCACCTCAAAATTGATGATATAAGAGGACAAGGTTATGACAATGACTTCAATATGAAAG ACAATGTTAATCGTGTTAGTAAATTGCTTCAACAAGAAGATATGGAAATTGATGATGCAATTACAAGATTGAAGgaacttattatatattttgaaaatgttagaGAATGTGGTTTTGAAGATTTGATGGAGGAAGCTAGAACACTTGCACGTAAAGTTGGCATTGATCCCGTGTTTGTTCAAAAAAGAGTTTCTCGAAGACCGAAGAAATTTGATGAGGGTGTGAATGATTATGCCGATGTTAATCAATCATTAGaggataaatttagaattacatattttttttgcatTATAGACCAAGCTCTTACATCGCTTCGGGATCGGTTTGAACAACTTGAACGTTTTGAAGAAATCTTTGGATTTTTGTTCAGTAGAAAATTCAAAAGTGTTAGTGAAGAGCAATTGAGGCAGGATTGCACTAAATCAGAAAATTTCTTGAAACACAATCAACAAATGGACATTGTTGGGGATGCGTTATTTAAAGAGCTTAGTAATTTGAAAACAATGTTATCGGAAAAAGTAAAAAGTTCAATTGACATCCTTAATTTTACAAGGTCATTATGGGAAGCAGGTTGTTTTCAAAATATAGGGATCGTTTATCGAATTTTGTTGACTATTCCAGTTACTGTTGCTTCAGCAGAGAGGAGTTTTTCCAAGTTGAAGTTGATAAAGTCTTACTTACGAA GGTCGGCCCTGCCAATGACTACGGATGTTAATATTGAATTTGAAAAGGATGTTGACGTTAACTATGATACAGGGTTATGGGGAAATATGAATGATTCAAAAAGGATAATGTTAGTTCAACGAGGTCCTATTAAGATTTAA
- the LOC124938524 gene encoding eukaryotic translation initiation factor 5B-like — MGRKKPGARDDDTAPATSLAGGGKSKKKALLIDDDEYSISTQMSEEQLQAPEESVVPTGGKKKGKKGKARNSQIEDDEFDEKALTLDVDEDEDDDAAPVFAGKKKPKSKKGGNSNSFTASGFGLLGEEDQDNDNDKDEDVDVEEDYVPTFTGKKKSSKSKKKSDKPSSNFDTLDELDGSKDEGNEEVTKDAVEEVTKDAVETSKSKKKKKKAGRTVQEEDDLDKLLAELGEGPVIAKPLPVSVPVPTPLPEDKAQTQSEEVAPADIGAEEDGPMESAAAKKKKKKKEKEKEKKAAAAVSTSVPVEAVKQEKPEEAKVETKGKVIDKKVPKHVREMQERLARLKELEEKKKKEEEEKLRKEEEEQKRLEELERIAEEKKRIKKEKEKEKILKKKQEGKFLTGKQKEEARRLEAMRNQILANAGGLQIPADAGGAPSKRPIYKTKKSKPNHSQVNGSVQEKGVESIDEKEIQQNVEAELDSKELEKVEEDSSEVAEVVEDNVNEEDEDEDEWDAKSWDDADLKLPGSSAFADEEVDSEPEPEPEPVIVSAKLDASSSSSPSTVPNGTLDMESKTSKAEVRNKNKSKGPSSAVSPSQGEADLRSPICCIMGHVDTGKTKLLDCIRGTNVQEGEAGGITQQIGATYFPAENIRERTKELKADAKLNVPGLLVIDTPGHESFTNLRSRGSGLCDIAILVVDIMHGLEPQTIESLNLLKMRNTEFIVALNKVDRLYGWKTCRNAPIVKAMKQQSKDVQNEFNMRLTQIITQLKEQGLNTELYYKNKDMGETYCIVPTSAISGEGIPDLLLLLVQWTQKTMIEKLTYSNEIQCTVLEVKVVEGHGTTIDVVLVNGLLHEGDQIVVCGMQGPIVTTIRALLTPHPMKELRVKGTFLHHKEIKAAQGIKITAQGLEHAIAGTGLYVVGPNDDLEEMKESAMEDMKSVLNRIDKTGEGVCVQASTLGSLEALLEFLKSPAVSIPVSGISIGPVHKKDVVRASVMLEKKKEYATILAFDVKVTPEARELADELGVKIFIADIIYHLFDQFKAYIDNLKEEKKKEAAEDAVFPCVLKIMPNCVFNKKDPIVLGVDVLEGIAKIGTPICIPQKDFIEIGRIASIENNHKPVDYAKKGQKVAIKITSSNSDEQQKMFGRHFEMEDELVSHISRRSIDILKTNYRDDLSMEEWKLVVKLKNLFKIQ; from the exons ATGGGTCGAAAGAAGCCCGGTGCTCGCGATGATGATACTGCCCCTGCGACATCTCTGGCTGGAGGGGGGAAGTCGAAGAAAAAGGCACTTCTAATTGATGATGACGAGTATTCCATAAGTACTCAAATGTCTGAGGAGCAACTTCAAGCTCCAGAAGAGAGTGTTGTCCCAACAGGTGGtaagaagaaaggaaagaagGGAAAAGCAAGAAATTCGCAAATTGAGGATGATGAATTTGACGAAAAGGCTCTGACTCTAGATGTGGAtgaggatgaagatgatgatgcaGCTCCAGTCTTTGCTGGGAAGAAGAAACCAAAGTCTAAGAAGGGTGGTAATAGTAATTCTTTTACTGCTTCTGGGTTTGGCTTACTAGGAGAGGAAGACCaagataatgataatgataaagATGAGGATGTGGATGTAGAGGAAGATTATGTACCAACTTTTACGGGGAAGAAGAAGTCTTCAAAGTCAAAAAAGAAGAGTGATAAACCATCGTCTAATTTTGATACGCTGGATGAACTAGATGGAAGTAAGGATGAAGGAAACGAGGAGGTTACCAAAGATGCTGTGGAGGAGGTTACCAAAGATGCTGTGGAGACATCGAAgagcaaaaagaaaaaaaagaaggcTGGAAGAACAGTTCAAGAAGAGGATGACCTAGATAAACTTCTAGCTGAGCTTGGTGAAGGACCTGTAATAGCAAAACCTTTGCCTGTTTCTGTTCCTGTTCCAACTCCATTACCAGAGGACAAAGCTCAGACTCAAAGCGAAGAAGTTGCTCCTGCAGATATTGGTGCCGAAGAGGATGGACCTATGGAGTCCGCTGCTgcgaaaaagaagaaaaagaaaaaggagaaagagaaggagaagaaagcGGCAGCAGCTGTGTCGACGTCTGTTCCAGTTGAGGCAGTAAAGCAAGAAAAGCCGGAAGAAGCAAAGGTTGAGACCAAAGGTAAAGTGATAGACAAGAAAGTCCCGAAGCATGTACGAGAGATGCAGGAGAGGCTTGCCAGGCTCAAGGAACTggaggaaaagaaaaaaaaggaggaagaagagaagctaagaaaagaagaagaagagcagaagCGGCTAGAAGAACTAGAGAGGATAgctgaagaaaagaaaagaattaaaaaggaaaaggaaaaggagaagattttgaagaagaaacaagaaGGGAAGTTTTTGACAGGAAAGCAAAAGGAAGAAGCTCGTCGGTTGGAGGCGATGAGGAATCAAATTCTTGCTAATGCCGGAGGCTTGCAAATCCCTGCTGATGCTGGTGGTGCCCCCTCTAAAAGACctatatataaaacaaagaaGTCGAAACCAAATCATTCTCAGGTAAATGGTTCAGTTCAGGAGAAGGGCGTTGAGAGTATAGATGAAAAGGAGATCCAACAAAATGTTGAGGCTGAATTGGATTCCAAGGAGCTagagaaggttgaagaagaCAGTTCAGAAGTTGCTGAAGTGGTTGAAGATAAtgtgaatgaagaagatgaggatGAAGATGAGTGGGATGCAAAGAGTTGGGATGATGCTGATCTCAAACTCCCTGGTTCAAGTGCATTTGCTGATGAAGAAGTTGACTCCGAGCCTGAGCCTGAGCCTGAACCTGTGATTGTGAGTGCAAAGCTGGATGCTTCTTCCTCAAGTTCTCCCAGTACTGTACCAAATGGAACACTGGATATGGAAAGCAAAACATCTAAGGCTGAAGTGAGGAACAAGAATAAAAGTAAAGGGCCAAGTTCTGCTGTTTCCCCTAGCCAGGGAGAAGCTGATCTACGGTCCCCAATTTGTTGTATTATGGGTCATGTTGATACTGGTAAAACCAAATTGCTTGATTGCATCCGTGGGACTAATGTTCAGGAAGGTGAGGCTGGTGGAATTACTCAGCAAATTGGAGCGACATATTTTCCAGCAGAGAATATCCGTGAGAGGACAAAAGAACTAAAAGCTGATGCAAAATTGAATGTCCCTGGTTTGTTGGTCATTGATACGCCTGGGCACGAGTCCTTCACTAATCTACGATCCCGGGGTTCAGGTTTATGCGATATAGCAATTTTGGTGGTTGATATTATGCATGGCTTGGAACCACAGACCATTGAATcccttaatcttttaaaaatgagaaataCAGAATTCATTGTCGCACTGAACAAG GTTGACAGACTGTATGGATGGAAAACTTGTCGAAATGCACCAATTGTTAAAGCAATGAAACAACAATCCAAAGATGTTCAGAATGAGTTTAATATGAGGTTGACTCAG ATTATCACTCAGCTCAAGGAACAAGGATTAAACACAGAGCTTTATTACAAGAACAAAGATATGGGAGAAACCTACTGCATTGTACCTACAAGTGCTATAAG TggtgaaggaattcctgatttATTGTTATTACTCGTTCAATGGACACAAAAGACAATGATCGAAAAACTTACATACAGCAATGAAATACAG TGTACTGTTTTAGAGGTTAAGGTGGTAGAAGGCCATGGCACGACTATTGACGTGGTGTTAGTAAATGGACTTCTTCATGAAGGTGATCAGATAGTTGTTTGTGGCATGCAG GGACCTATTGTCACCACTATTCGTGCATTACTTACGCCACATCCTATGAAGGAGCTTCGTGTTAAG GGAACATTTTTACATCACAAAGAGATTAAAGCAGCTCAGGGCATCAAGATCACTGCACAG GGCCTTGAGCATGCGATTGCTGGCACTGGCCTCTATGTTGTAGGACCTAATGATGATTTGGAAGAAATGAAGGAGTCTGCTATGGAAGATATGAAATCAGTACTAAACAGGATAGACAAAACTGGGGAAGGAGTTTGTGTTCAGGCCTCTACTCTTGGATCCTTGGAAGCATTACTGGAGTTCTTGAAATCTCCTGCTGTGAGTATACCTGTTAGTGGTATAAGCATTGGTCCTGTACATAAGAAAGATGTGGTAAGGGCTAGTGTGATGCTcgagaagaaaaaagaatatGCAACGATATTGGCCTTTGATGTTAAAGTGACTCCAGAAGCCCGAGAACTTGCAGATGAACTTGGTGTCAAGATATTCATTGCAGATATCATCTATCATTTGTTTGATCAGTTTAAGGCATATATTGATAATCTCAAAgaggaaaagaagaaagaagctGCTGAAGATGCAGTTTTCCCTTGTGTACTAAAAATTATGCCCAACTGTGTCTTCAACAAGAAGGACCCCATTGTTTTGGGTGTTGATGTTCTTGAAGGGATTGCTAAG ATCGGAACACCAATTTGTATTCCTCAGAAGGATTTTATTGAAATTGGCCGTATTGCGTCCATTGAGAATAACCACAAACCGGTTGATTATGCCAAGAAGGGCCAAAAAGTTGCTATTAAG ATAACAAGCTCGAATTCCGATGAGCAGCAGAAGATGTTTGGCAGGCATTTCGAGATGGAAGATGAGCTTGTAAGCCACATCTCTAGAAGATCCATCGATATTCTTAAAACAAACTATCGG GATGATTTGTCTATGGAAGAATGGAAGCTAGTTGTGAAACTGAAGAACCTCTTCAAAATTCAGTGA
- the LOC124938325 gene encoding WD repeat-containing protein 55, with the protein MEVNLAAVPFDVDFHPSSQVVAAGLITGDFLLFRYAADTAPERLLEVKAHTESCRTLRFINDGRAIVTGSPDCSILATDVETGTAIARLEDAHGDSVNRIVNLTESTIASGDDAGCIKVWDTRQRACCNTFDAHEEYISDLTFASDSMKLLGTSGDGTLSVCNLRSNKLQTRSEFSEDELLSVVIMKNGRKVICGTQTGNLLLYSWGFFRDCSDRFVDLSPNSVDALLKLDEERVIVGCENGIISLIGVLPNRIIQPIAEHSEYPVERLAFSHDKSYLGSISHDKTLKLWCMDDLLQDDGKTQKTMEDSDSDEDGMDMDNNNSKSSSRATKRKSEKKSVALDFSDM; encoded by the exons ATGGAGGTTAATCTAGCGGCGGTCCCGTTTGATGTCGATTTTCACCCATCCAGTCAAGTTGTTGCAGCTGGTCTAATCACCGGTGACTTTCTTTT GTTTCGATATGCTGCAGATACAGCACCAGAAAG GTTGCTGGAAGTGAAAGCACATACTGAATCATGCAGGACACTTCGGTTTATAAACGATGGTCGCG CAATTGTGACTGGTTCGCCAGATTGCTCAATTCTCGCAACAGATGTTGAAACTGGAACTGCCATTGCTCGTTTAGAAGAtgctcatgg GGATTCTGTTAATCGAATTGTTAACTTAACTGAATCAACAATTGCATCTGGAGATGATGCAGGATGTATTAAG GTGTGGGATACTAGACAACGTGCTTGCTGCAACACTTTTGATGCTCATGAAGAATATATCTCAGATTTGACCTTTGCATCTGATTCCATGAAGCTATTGGGAACAAG TGGTGATGGGACTTTATCGGTTTGCAATTTGAGGAGCAATAAG CTACAAACACGATCTGAATTTTCAGAAGATGAACTGCTCTCGGTTGTGATCATGAAG AATGGTCGAAAAGTAATATGTGGAACTCAGACTGGAAATCTTCTTTTATATTCATGGGGATTTTTCAGGGATTGCAG tGATAGGTTCGTTGATCTTTCTCCTAATTCTGTTGATGCCTTGTTGAAG CTTGATGAAGAAAGAGTTATTGTTGGTTGTGAGAATGGTATCATTAG CTTGATTGGTGTATTGCCTAATAGAATAATTCAACCGATTGCTGAACATTCAGAGTATCCAGTCGAACGTCTTG CATTTTCGCATGACAAAAGTTATTTGGGCAGCATATCACATGATAAAACATtaaag CTCTGGTGTATGGATGATTTACTGCAAGATGATGGAAAGACCCAAAAGACTATGGAggacagtgacagtgatgaagaTGGGATGGATATGGATAATAACAATTCAAAGTCTTCTTCCCgag caACCAAGAGAAAGTCTGAGAAAAAATCAGTTGCTCTCGACTTTTCAGACATGTAG